A window from Theobroma cacao cultivar B97-61/B2 chromosome 3, Criollo_cocoa_genome_V2, whole genome shotgun sequence encodes these proteins:
- the LOC18507123 gene encoding putative F-box protein At5g55150: MKAELLESFASWSNIIGDILRCIVDKIHSIQDRVRMGVVCRSWHALLKDEKIDFPICLMLAAKENSDRRCFNIDAKKIILELDLPEIRERRCWGTPFGWLVTLGLDGEIRLFNPLSRASLSLPSMHTFNHIACYTPEYSRLYLIDKVLLSSSPTSPDAIIMIIWGFGMYADKTLAFAKPDDQEWTQIFCDYALADVICFNGNFFAACVEGRLFIWEDLNRPSPKFVEFAPPPPTIHRGHKKYIVDLSGDLCMIARDVH; encoded by the coding sequence ATGAAAGCAGAATTGTTAGAAAGTTTCGCAAGTTGGAGTAATATTATCGGTGATATTTTAAGATGCATTGTCGACAAGATTCATTCAATTCAAGATCGTGTTCGGATGGGTGTTGTTTGTCGATCTTGGCATGCTTTGCTCAAGGACGAAAAAATCGATTTCCCTATTTGTTTGATGCTTGCTGCAAAAGAGAATAGTGACAGACGGTGTTTTAACATTGATGCAAAAAAAATCATCCTTGAGCTCGATTTGCCAGAGATTCGAGAAAGGAGGTGTTGGGGCACTCCTTTTGGTTGGTTGGTCACTCTTGGTCTTGATGGTGAAATTCGATTGTTTAATCCTTTATCGAGAGCCAGCCTTTCCCTTCCTTCAATGCACACCTTCAATCATATTGCCTGCTATACACCAGAATATTCTCGTTTATATCTTATAGACAAAGTTTTACTATCTTCAAGTCCAACTTCTCCTGATGCTATTATTATGATAATTTGGGGTTTTGGAATGTACGCAGATAAGACCTTAGCCTTTGCAAAGCCCGATGATCAAGAATGGACTCAAATTTTTTGTGACTATGCTTTGGCTGATGTCATTTGTTTCAATGGTAATTTCTTTGCCGCATGTGTTGAGGGACGACTTTTTATATGGGAGGACTTAAATAGACCATCTccaaaatttgttgaattcgCTCCACCACCACCTACCATCCATCGTGGTCATAAGAAATATATTGTTGATTTAAGCGGCGATCTTTGTATGATTGCTCGTGATGTTCATTGA
- the LOC18603828 gene encoding uncharacterized protein LOC18603828, with product MISLMPIKDARRGVDDENQTLGIRPTVSYLSNFPSNTQSPSLSSSLNVILHLLLQAIFLICSKLKTPSHAFSIKQQEEGNAMEGNNSSYGTSWADQWDYSDPTPVSTTQNKNTKSSTAKYKQKVGEGLGKTKAVASTGVKKVKEGTSLGIHWIKEKYHKTTQKH from the coding sequence ATGATTTCGTTAATGCCTATAAAGGATGCGAGGCGAGGCGTGGACGATGAAAACCAAACTTTAGGAATCAGGCCAACCGTTTCTTACCTTTCTAACTTTCCATCAAATACCCAATCCccttccctttcttcttctcttaaCGTAATTCTTCATCTCCTCCTTCAAGCAATATTCCTGATCTGCTCAAAACTGAAAACCCCCTCCCATGCTTTCTCCATAAAACAACAGGAAGAAGGAAACGCAATGGAAGGAAACAACTCCTCTTACGGTACATCATGGGCCGATCAGTGGGACTACAGCGACCCAACCCCTGTCAGCACCACTCAGAACAAAAACACGAAGAGCAGCACCGCAAAGTACAAGCAGAAGGTAGGAGAAGGGCTTGGGAAGACCAAAGCGGTGGCTTCAACTGGGGTGAAGAAGGTCAAAGAAGGAACCTCTTTGGGAATTCATTGGATCAAAGAAAAGTACCACAAGACCACCCAGAAACACTAG
- the LOC18603829 gene encoding alpha-N-acetylglucosaminidase, whose protein sequence is MDTPLPAIFLLFLFSLLSSTHSSTIGVQYVSKLLEIQDHERAPPSLQVAAARAVLHRLLPSHSSAFEFQIISSKEECGGGSCFIIKNHPASHNHGAPEILISGVTGVEVLAGLHWYLKYLCGSHISWEKTGGAQLSSIPKLGSLPRVQDTGILVQRPIPWNYYQNAVTSSYSFAWWDWERWEKEIDWMALQGINLPLAFTGQEAIWQKVYQKFNISKSDLDDFFGGPAFLAWSRMGNLHGWGGPLPQSWFNGQLTLQKKILSRMYELGMTPVLPAFSGNVPAALKYIFPSAKITRLGNWFSVKGNPKWCCTYLLDATDPLFIEIGKAFIKEQVKEYGKTSHIYNCDTFDENTPPVDDPEYITSLGVAIFSGMQSGDVNAMWLMQGWLFSYDPFWRPPQMKALLHSVPLGKLVVLDLFAEVKPIWITSEQFYGVPYIWCMLHNFAGNIEMYGILDAIASGPIEALTSENSTMVGIGMSMEGIEQNPIVYDLMSEMAFQHKKVDVKAWIELYIARRYGQSILSISDAWSILYRTLYNCTDGAYDKNRDVIVAFPDVSPSFISWPREKYHHYGKPTSRRAVLSEKTDAYDQPHLWYSTSEVIRALELFITSGDALSASNTYRYDLVDLTRQALAKYANELFLEIIDAYELKDVNKVTTLSQKFLELVEDMDTLLACHDGFLLGPWLESAKQLAQNKEEEKQFEWNARTQITMWFDNTKEEASLLRDYGNKYWSGVVGDYYGPRAAIYFRVLIESLENGEDFKVKKWRGEWIKLTNDWQKSRKMYPVESNGNALTISRWLYNKYLRSESS, encoded by the exons ATGGACACTCCACTTCCCGCCATTTTTCTCCTCTTCCTTTTCTCGCTCCTATCCTCCACTCACTCCTCCACCATCGGCGTCCAGTACGTTTCCAAACTCCTCGAAATTCAAGACCACGAGAGAGCTCCTCCTTCCCTCCAGGTTGCCGCAGCTCGCGCCGTTCTCCATCGCCTGCTTCCTTCTCACTCTTCCGCCTTtgaatttcaaataatttcttctaag GAGGAATGTGGTGGAGGATCTTGCTTCATTATCAAAAACCATCCTGCTTCACATAATCACGGCGCTCCAGAGATTCT AATAAGTGGTGTCACTGGGGTTGAAGTTTTGGCTGGTCTACACTGGTACTTGAAGTACTTGTGTGGTTCACATATATCTTGGGAAAAAACAGGCGGCGCACAACTATCTTCAATACCTAAGTTAGGCTCTCTTCCTCGTGTTCAAGATACTGGCATATTGGTTCAAAGACCTATTCCGTGGAATTACTACCAGAATGCTGTTACATCGAGCT ATTCTTTTGCTTGGTGGGATTGGGAAAGATGGGAAAAGGAAATTGATTGGATGGCTCTCCAAGGTATCAATTTACCGCTAGCATTTACTGGGCAAGAAGCTATTTGGCAAAAGGTTTACCAG AAATTCAATATAAGTAAATCAGATTTGGATGACTTCTTTGGAGGCCCTGCATTTCTCGCTTGGTCACGTATGGGAAATTTACACGG ATGGGGTGGACCATTACCACAAAGTTGGTTTAATGGACAATTAACtttgcaaaagaaaattctTTCCAGAATGTATGAACTTGGAATGACTCCAG TCCTTCCAGCCTTTTCTGGCAATGTTCCTGCagcattaaaatatatattcccATCTGCAAAGATAACACGCTTGGGTAATTG GTTTTCTGTTAAAGGCAATCCTAAATGGTGTTGCACTTATCTTCTAGATGCAACTGATCCCTTGTTCATTGAGATTGGGAAAGCTTTTATTAAGGAACAAGTAAAAG AATATGGAAAAACAAGCCACATTTACAACTg TGATACATTTGATGAGAATACTCCTCCAGTGGATGATCCAGAGTACATCACCTCATTAGGTGTAGCAATCTTTAGCGGAATGCAGAGTGGTGATGTCAATGCCATGTGGCTAATGCAG GGGTGGCTGTTTTCATATGATCCATTCTGGAGGCCTCCACAAATGAAG GCACTTCTGCATTCTGTTCCTTTAGGGAAGCTGGTTGTTCTTGATTTGTTTGCTGAAGTGAAACCCATCTGGATTACTTCAGAGCAGTTCTATGGTGTTCCTTACATCTG GTGCATGCTACACAACTTTGCAGGGAACATAGAGATGTATGGAATTTTGGATGCAATAGCTTCTGGGCCTATTGAAGCTCTAACAAGTGAAAACTCAACAATG GTTGGCATTGGAATGTCAATGGAAGGTATAGAACAAAATCCAATTGTTTATGATCTCATGTCTGAAATGGCATTTCAACATAAAAAGGTTGATGTCAAG GCATGGATTGAACTTTATATAGCAAGGCGATATGGTCAGTCAATTCTTTCAATAAGCGATGCATGGAGCATATTATATCGCACACTTTACAATTGCACTGATGGAGCCTAT GACAAGAATAGGGATGTTATTGTTGCATTTCCAGATGTGAGTCCATCCTTTATTTCATGGCCACGTGAGAAGTATCACCACTATGGGAAACCAACATCTAGAAGAGCCGTACTAAGTGAGAAAACAGATGCTTATGATCAACCTCATCTATGGTATTCAACTTCTGAAGTGATAAGGGCATTGGAACTATTTATTACAAGTGGGGATGCACTATCAGCAAGTAACACTTACAG GTATGACTTAGTTGACTTGACTAGACAAGCACTGGCAAAATATGCAAATGAGCTATTCTTAGAGATCATTGATGCGTATGAGTTAAAAGATGTGAATAAAGTCACCACTCTGAGTCAAAAGTTTTTAGAACTTGTTGAAGATATGGACACTCTTTTAGCATGCCATGATGGGTTTCTTCTGGGACCATGGCTAGAAAGTGCTAAACAACTTGcacaaaataaagaagaagaaaaacag TTTGAGTGGAATGCAAGAACTCAAATAACCATGTGGTTTGACAACACAAAGGAAGAAGCGAGTCTACTTCGCGATTATg GGAACAAGTATTGGAGTGGGGTTGTGGGAGATTATTATGGCCCCCGAGCAGCAATATATTTCAGAGTTTTGATAGAAAGCTTGGAAAATGGCGAGGACTTCAAGGTGAAGAAATGGAGGGGGGAGTGGATAAAGCTGACAAACGATTGGCAAAAAAGTAGGAAGATGTATCCAGTGGAAAGTAATGGCAATGCTCTCACCATATCACGGTGGCTATACAACAAGTATTTGAGGTCAGAGTCGTCTTAA